One Amorphoplanes digitatis genomic window carries:
- a CDS encoding NADH-quinone oxidoreductase subunit D: MTTSGYATERETTEGRVFNVTGGDWDTVTAGVDPLSNEKIVVNMGPQHPSTHGVLRLVLELEGETVTEVRPVVGYLHTGIEKSTEYRNWVQGTTFVTRADYLAPMFNEAAYCLAVEKLLGITDDITERANTIRVLMMELNRISSHLVWIATTGMELGAISMMLYGFREREYILDIFEETSGLRMNAAYIRPGGVAQDIPDSAIKKIRDFIKYLPKKLKEYEALLSGQVIWHERTKGVAVLDVTGCLALGVTGPVLRSAGLAWDLRKTMPYCGYETYKFDVPTAQTGDVWGRYLVRMAEIRESLKIVEQAIDRLKPGPIMIADKKIAWPAQLALGVDGLGNSLEHVANIMGQSMESLIHHFKLVTEGFRVPAGQVYVGIEHPRGELGVHAVSDGGTHPYRVHMRDPSFVNLQAIPAMAEGALLADVIAGGASLDPVMGGCDR; the protein is encoded by the coding sequence ATGACGACATCGGGATACGCGACCGAGCGGGAGACCACCGAGGGGCGCGTCTTCAACGTCACCGGTGGTGACTGGGACACCGTCACCGCCGGCGTCGATCCGCTCAGCAACGAGAAGATCGTCGTCAACATGGGTCCCCAGCACCCGTCGACGCACGGCGTGCTGCGTCTCGTCCTGGAGCTCGAAGGCGAGACGGTGACCGAGGTGCGCCCGGTCGTCGGTTACCTGCACACCGGCATCGAGAAGAGCACGGAGTACCGCAACTGGGTGCAGGGCACGACGTTCGTGACCCGCGCCGACTATCTCGCGCCGATGTTCAACGAGGCCGCGTACTGCCTGGCGGTCGAGAAGCTGCTCGGCATCACCGACGACATCACCGAGCGGGCCAACACGATCCGCGTGCTCATGATGGAGCTCAACCGGATCTCGTCCCACCTGGTCTGGATCGCCACCACGGGCATGGAGCTCGGCGCGATCTCGATGATGCTGTACGGCTTCCGCGAGCGTGAGTACATCCTCGACATCTTCGAGGAGACCTCGGGCCTGCGGATGAACGCGGCGTACATCCGACCGGGCGGCGTCGCGCAGGACATCCCCGACTCGGCGATCAAAAAGATCCGCGACTTCATCAAGTACCTGCCGAAGAAGCTCAAGGAGTACGAGGCGCTGCTCTCCGGCCAGGTCATCTGGCACGAGCGCACCAAGGGCGTCGCCGTGCTCGACGTGACGGGCTGCCTGGCGCTCGGCGTCACCGGCCCGGTGCTGCGCTCGGCCGGCCTGGCCTGGGACCTGCGCAAGACGATGCCGTACTGCGGCTACGAGACGTACAAGTTCGACGTGCCGACCGCGCAGACCGGCGACGTTTGGGGCCGCTACCTGGTCCGGATGGCGGAGATCCGCGAGTCGCTGAAGATCGTCGAGCAGGCGATCGACCGGCTCAAGCCCGGCCCGATCATGATCGCGGACAAGAAGATCGCGTGGCCGGCCCAGCTCGCCCTCGGCGTGGACGGCCTGGGCAACTCGCTCGAGCACGTCGCCAACATCATGGGTCAGTCGATGGAGTCGCTGATCCACCACTTCAAGCTCGTGACCGAGGGCTTCCGGGTGCCGGCGGGCCAGGTCTACGTCGGCATCGAGCACCCGCGTGGCGAGCTCGGCGTGCACGCCGTCTCCGACGGTGGCACGCACCCCTACCGCGTGCACATGCGCGACCCGAGCTTCGTGAACCTCCAGGCCATCCCCGCGATGGCGGAAGGTGCGCTGCTGGCCGACGTCATCGCCGGCGGCGCGTCCCTGGACCCCGTGATGGGTGGGTGTGACCGCTAA